A section of the Citrus sinensis cultivar Valencia sweet orange chromosome 8, DVS_A1.0, whole genome shotgun sequence genome encodes:
- the LOC102614975 gene encoding U-box domain-containing protein 33-like isoform X2 — translation MNEVPRKENLTAFLYTLPNLTITCMRQCHDSPIIIPTCVTRTRTRTDSIIPSMEVLRPPPQHRPTHDPARFMLERKVAVPSQLPEIVEEEGGGEKVYVALGKCVEKGLSLLHWTLQRFGSSREILGKLPASQASAEVLSAFRAEERQKMKKLLDNYLRICVEAKVKARIITTEADKIQKAIVQLMNIHGIQKLVMGAFPDNCMKVKMGSRKASYAAKNAPMFCEIWFVNKGKHVWTKEASESPNSFLPFCGAETRSAKMLRSRSLENCNSTSLFNPESILSRSATTLTHVGITDWVQSDPVHMVFPSSPTISCSDMNLFSPRSSSTGSGYMSEKRESTDSDSKVEEDPLYVQHREVSIKAEELRNSAFAEFLNRKKLESEAMEAIGKVKAFESAYAREMHLQKEAEDALQTTIQDQEKLKQEKAFVTQELHRTMRNVALLNSRAQEANRRRDEATGELKLIQASIATLQQEKQRIRRQKVEAVRWLERWRSRGQAGAANYDGFIGLVEDLPESAEFSLADLQTATCNFSESFKVGQGGFGCVYKGEMLGRTVAIKMLYSHNMQGQLEFQQEVRVLSKLQHPHLVTLLGACPEAWSLVYEYLPNGSLQDRLFRKSNVSPLLWKDRARIAAEIASGLCFLHSSKPEKIVHGDLKPQNILLDSELSSKICDFGICRLVTEDTLYLPSFHRSTAPKGSFPYADPEYHRTGVLTPKSDSYSFGLIILQLLTGRLPVGLAGEVRRAVSCGKLSSILDPLAGDWPTFVARRLVDLGLQCCELYGRERPDITPSLVKELEQLHVAEERPVPSFFLCPILQEIMHDPQVAADGFTYEGKAIRDWLENGRETSPMTNLRLSHLHLTPNHALRHAIQDWLCKS, via the exons ATGAATGAGGTACCAAGGAAAGAAAATCTCACTGCTTTTCTTTATACGCTTCCCAACTTAACCATCACATGTATGCGTCAATGTCATGACTCACCAATAATAATACCCACCTGCGTAACCCGAACCCGAACCCGGACGGACTCTATCATTCCTTCAATGGAGGTTCTGAGACCGCCACCACAACACAGGCCGACCCACGACCCTGCCCGGTTCATGCTCGAGCGGAAGGTAGCGGTTCCTTCTCAGCTGCCGGAGATTGTTGAAGAGGAAGGAGGTGGCGAGAAAGTTTACGTTGCCCTGGGGAAGTGTGTAGAGAAAGGCTTGAGCTTGCTTCATTGGACGCTTCAACGGTTTGGAAGTAGCAGAGAGATTT TGGGGAAGTTGCCGGCCAGTCAAGCTAGTGCCGAAGTGTTGTCTGCATTTAGAGCTGAAGAGAGacagaaaatgaagaagcttttagataattacttgagaatttgtgttgaagcAAAG GTGAAAGCAAGGATCATTACAACTGAAGCTGACAAAATACAGAAAGCAATTGTGCAATTAATGAACATACATGGTATTCAGAAGCTTGTAATGGGGGCTTTTCCAGACAA TTGCATGAAGGTGAAAATGGGCTCTAGAAAAGCAAGCTATGCTGCAAAAAATGCTCCCATGTTCTGCGAGATATGGTTTGTTAACAAAGGGAAACATGTCTGGACAAAAGAAGCTTCTGAAAGCCCCAATTCTTTTCTACCATTTTGTGGAGCAGAGACTAGGAGTGCAAAAATGTTAAGGTCTAGGTCATTGGAGAATTGTAATAGTACTTCATTATTTAACCCAGAAAGCATTCTTTCCAGGTCTGCTACAACTTTAACCCATGTTGGAATTACTGACTGGGTTCAAAGTGATCCAGTTCACATGGTATTTCCTTCATCGCCCACTATATCTTGTTCagatatgaatttatttagtCCAAGAAGTAGTAGCACTGGCTCAGGATACATGTCTGAGAAAAGGGAATCCACAGATTCCGATTCAAAGGTTGAGGAAGACCCTCTATATGTTCAGCATAGAGAAGTAAGCATTAAAGCTGAAGAATTAAGGAACAGTGCTTTTGCAGAGTTTTTAAATCGCAAAAAGTTGGAATCAGAAGCTATGGAAGCCATTGGCAAG GTCAAAGCTTTTGAATCTGCCTATGCTCGTGAAATGCATCTCCAGAAGGAAGCTGAGGATGCACTTCAAACTACAATACAGGACCAAGAAAAGCTCAAGCAAGAGAAAGCTTTCGTAACTCAGGAGCTGCACAGGACCATGAGAAATGTTGCTCTCTTAAATAGTCGTGCACAGGAAGCAAACCGTAGACGTGATGAAGCAACTGGAGAGTTGAAACTCATCCAAGCATCCATTGCTACTTTGCAGCAGGAGAAGCAAAGAATAAGAAGGCAGAAAGTGGAAGCAGTGCGCTGGCTAGAGCGGTGGAGAAGTCGTGGGCAAGCTGGAGCTGCAAATTATGATGGGTTCATTGGGTTGGTAGAAGATTTGCCTGAGTCAGCTGAGTTTTCATTGGCAGATTTGCAAACTGCAACATGCAATTTTTCTGAAAGCTTCAAAGTTGGGCAGGGAGGATTTGGCTGTGTCTACAAGGGAGAAATGTTGGGTAGAACTGTTGCCATAAAGATGCTTTATTCTCATAACATGCAAGGGCAGTTAGAGTTTCAACAAGAG GTTCGAGTTCTTAGCAAACTGCAGCACCCTCATCTAGTGACTCTGCTTGGCGCATGCCCAGAAGCCTGGTCCCTTGTATATGAGTATTTGCCCAATGGTAGTCTCCAAGACCGTCTTTTCCGTAAAAGCAACGTTTCTCCCTTGTTATGGAAGGATCGAGCTCGGATTGCAGCTGAAATAGCTAGCGGCCTTTGCTTTTTGCACTCATCCAAACCTGAAAAGATTGTCCATGGTGATTTGAAACCACAAAACATTCTTCTAGACTCTGAACTCAGCAGCAAGATATGCGATTTTGGCATCTGCCGGCTGGTAACCGAGGACACCCTTTATTTGCCCAGTTTTCATCGGAGCACTGCGCCAAAGGGTTCTTTTCCATATGCAGATCCAGAGTACCACAGGACTGGAGTCCTAACTCCCAAGTCCGACAGTTACTCCTTTGGGTTGATAATCCTACAGCTACTTACTGGAAGGCTGCCAGTTGGGTTAGCAGGTGAAGTGCGAAGAGCTGTGTCATGCGGGAAGTTATCATCCATCTTGGATCCATTAGCTGGAGATTGGCCTACGTTTGTTGCAAGGCGTTTAGTGGACCTGGGATTGCAATGCTGTGAATTGTACGGTAGGGAGCGACCCGATATCACACCATCTCTGGTAAAGGAATTGGAACAGCTGCATGTTGCAGAGGAACGACCAGTTCCATCATTCTTTTTGTGCCCCATTCTTCAG GAAATAATGCATGACCCTCAGGTGGCAGCAGATGGATTCACATATGAAGGGAAAGCCATTCGTGACTGGTTGGAAAATGGCCGTGAAACTTCTCCTATGACCAATTTGAGGCTCAGTCACTTGCATCTAACTCCCAATCATGCTTTGCGGCATGCGATTCAAGACTGGCTGTGCAAATCTTGA
- the LOC102614975 gene encoding U-box domain-containing protein 33-like isoform X1 encodes MNEVPRKENLTAFLYTLPNLTITCMRQCHDSPIIIPTCVTRTRTRTDSIIPSMEVLRPPPQHRPTHDPARFMLERKVAVPSQLPEIVEEEGGGEKVYVALGKCVEKGLSLLHWTLQRFGSSREICILHVHQPSPVIPTLLGKLPASQASAEVLSAFRAEERQKMKKLLDNYLRICVEAKVKARIITTEADKIQKAIVQLMNIHGIQKLVMGAFPDNCMKVKMGSRKASYAAKNAPMFCEIWFVNKGKHVWTKEASESPNSFLPFCGAETRSAKMLRSRSLENCNSTSLFNPESILSRSATTLTHVGITDWVQSDPVHMVFPSSPTISCSDMNLFSPRSSSTGSGYMSEKRESTDSDSKVEEDPLYVQHREVSIKAEELRNSAFAEFLNRKKLESEAMEAIGKVKAFESAYAREMHLQKEAEDALQTTIQDQEKLKQEKAFVTQELHRTMRNVALLNSRAQEANRRRDEATGELKLIQASIATLQQEKQRIRRQKVEAVRWLERWRSRGQAGAANYDGFIGLVEDLPESAEFSLADLQTATCNFSESFKVGQGGFGCVYKGEMLGRTVAIKMLYSHNMQGQLEFQQEVRVLSKLQHPHLVTLLGACPEAWSLVYEYLPNGSLQDRLFRKSNVSPLLWKDRARIAAEIASGLCFLHSSKPEKIVHGDLKPQNILLDSELSSKICDFGICRLVTEDTLYLPSFHRSTAPKGSFPYADPEYHRTGVLTPKSDSYSFGLIILQLLTGRLPVGLAGEVRRAVSCGKLSSILDPLAGDWPTFVARRLVDLGLQCCELYGRERPDITPSLVKELEQLHVAEERPVPSFFLCPILQEIMHDPQVAADGFTYEGKAIRDWLENGRETSPMTNLRLSHLHLTPNHALRHAIQDWLCKS; translated from the exons ATGAATGAGGTACCAAGGAAAGAAAATCTCACTGCTTTTCTTTATACGCTTCCCAACTTAACCATCACATGTATGCGTCAATGTCATGACTCACCAATAATAATACCCACCTGCGTAACCCGAACCCGAACCCGGACGGACTCTATCATTCCTTCAATGGAGGTTCTGAGACCGCCACCACAACACAGGCCGACCCACGACCCTGCCCGGTTCATGCTCGAGCGGAAGGTAGCGGTTCCTTCTCAGCTGCCGGAGATTGTTGAAGAGGAAGGAGGTGGCGAGAAAGTTTACGTTGCCCTGGGGAAGTGTGTAGAGAAAGGCTTGAGCTTGCTTCATTGGACGCTTCAACGGTTTGGAAGTAGCAGAGAGATTTGTATTCTTCATGTTCATCAACCTTCTCCTGTTATTCCCACTCTCt TGGGGAAGTTGCCGGCCAGTCAAGCTAGTGCCGAAGTGTTGTCTGCATTTAGAGCTGAAGAGAGacagaaaatgaagaagcttttagataattacttgagaatttgtgttgaagcAAAG GTGAAAGCAAGGATCATTACAACTGAAGCTGACAAAATACAGAAAGCAATTGTGCAATTAATGAACATACATGGTATTCAGAAGCTTGTAATGGGGGCTTTTCCAGACAA TTGCATGAAGGTGAAAATGGGCTCTAGAAAAGCAAGCTATGCTGCAAAAAATGCTCCCATGTTCTGCGAGATATGGTTTGTTAACAAAGGGAAACATGTCTGGACAAAAGAAGCTTCTGAAAGCCCCAATTCTTTTCTACCATTTTGTGGAGCAGAGACTAGGAGTGCAAAAATGTTAAGGTCTAGGTCATTGGAGAATTGTAATAGTACTTCATTATTTAACCCAGAAAGCATTCTTTCCAGGTCTGCTACAACTTTAACCCATGTTGGAATTACTGACTGGGTTCAAAGTGATCCAGTTCACATGGTATTTCCTTCATCGCCCACTATATCTTGTTCagatatgaatttatttagtCCAAGAAGTAGTAGCACTGGCTCAGGATACATGTCTGAGAAAAGGGAATCCACAGATTCCGATTCAAAGGTTGAGGAAGACCCTCTATATGTTCAGCATAGAGAAGTAAGCATTAAAGCTGAAGAATTAAGGAACAGTGCTTTTGCAGAGTTTTTAAATCGCAAAAAGTTGGAATCAGAAGCTATGGAAGCCATTGGCAAG GTCAAAGCTTTTGAATCTGCCTATGCTCGTGAAATGCATCTCCAGAAGGAAGCTGAGGATGCACTTCAAACTACAATACAGGACCAAGAAAAGCTCAAGCAAGAGAAAGCTTTCGTAACTCAGGAGCTGCACAGGACCATGAGAAATGTTGCTCTCTTAAATAGTCGTGCACAGGAAGCAAACCGTAGACGTGATGAAGCAACTGGAGAGTTGAAACTCATCCAAGCATCCATTGCTACTTTGCAGCAGGAGAAGCAAAGAATAAGAAGGCAGAAAGTGGAAGCAGTGCGCTGGCTAGAGCGGTGGAGAAGTCGTGGGCAAGCTGGAGCTGCAAATTATGATGGGTTCATTGGGTTGGTAGAAGATTTGCCTGAGTCAGCTGAGTTTTCATTGGCAGATTTGCAAACTGCAACATGCAATTTTTCTGAAAGCTTCAAAGTTGGGCAGGGAGGATTTGGCTGTGTCTACAAGGGAGAAATGTTGGGTAGAACTGTTGCCATAAAGATGCTTTATTCTCATAACATGCAAGGGCAGTTAGAGTTTCAACAAGAG GTTCGAGTTCTTAGCAAACTGCAGCACCCTCATCTAGTGACTCTGCTTGGCGCATGCCCAGAAGCCTGGTCCCTTGTATATGAGTATTTGCCCAATGGTAGTCTCCAAGACCGTCTTTTCCGTAAAAGCAACGTTTCTCCCTTGTTATGGAAGGATCGAGCTCGGATTGCAGCTGAAATAGCTAGCGGCCTTTGCTTTTTGCACTCATCCAAACCTGAAAAGATTGTCCATGGTGATTTGAAACCACAAAACATTCTTCTAGACTCTGAACTCAGCAGCAAGATATGCGATTTTGGCATCTGCCGGCTGGTAACCGAGGACACCCTTTATTTGCCCAGTTTTCATCGGAGCACTGCGCCAAAGGGTTCTTTTCCATATGCAGATCCAGAGTACCACAGGACTGGAGTCCTAACTCCCAAGTCCGACAGTTACTCCTTTGGGTTGATAATCCTACAGCTACTTACTGGAAGGCTGCCAGTTGGGTTAGCAGGTGAAGTGCGAAGAGCTGTGTCATGCGGGAAGTTATCATCCATCTTGGATCCATTAGCTGGAGATTGGCCTACGTTTGTTGCAAGGCGTTTAGTGGACCTGGGATTGCAATGCTGTGAATTGTACGGTAGGGAGCGACCCGATATCACACCATCTCTGGTAAAGGAATTGGAACAGCTGCATGTTGCAGAGGAACGACCAGTTCCATCATTCTTTTTGTGCCCCATTCTTCAG GAAATAATGCATGACCCTCAGGTGGCAGCAGATGGATTCACATATGAAGGGAAAGCCATTCGTGACTGGTTGGAAAATGGCCGTGAAACTTCTCCTATGACCAATTTGAGGCTCAGTCACTTGCATCTAACTCCCAATCATGCTTTGCGGCATGCGATTCAAGACTGGCTGTGCAAATCTTGA
- the LOC102614975 gene encoding U-box domain-containing protein 33-like isoform X3 produces MNIHGIQKLVMGAFPDNCMKVKMGSRKASYAAKNAPMFCEIWFVNKGKHVWTKEASESPNSFLPFCGAETRSAKMLRSRSLENCNSTSLFNPESILSRSATTLTHVGITDWVQSDPVHMVFPSSPTISCSDMNLFSPRSSSTGSGYMSEKRESTDSDSKVEEDPLYVQHREVSIKAEELRNSAFAEFLNRKKLESEAMEAIGKVKAFESAYAREMHLQKEAEDALQTTIQDQEKLKQEKAFVTQELHRTMRNVALLNSRAQEANRRRDEATGELKLIQASIATLQQEKQRIRRQKVEAVRWLERWRSRGQAGAANYDGFIGLVEDLPESAEFSLADLQTATCNFSESFKVGQGGFGCVYKGEMLGRTVAIKMLYSHNMQGQLEFQQEVRVLSKLQHPHLVTLLGACPEAWSLVYEYLPNGSLQDRLFRKSNVSPLLWKDRARIAAEIASGLCFLHSSKPEKIVHGDLKPQNILLDSELSSKICDFGICRLVTEDTLYLPSFHRSTAPKGSFPYADPEYHRTGVLTPKSDSYSFGLIILQLLTGRLPVGLAGEVRRAVSCGKLSSILDPLAGDWPTFVARRLVDLGLQCCELYGRERPDITPSLVKELEQLHVAEERPVPSFFLCPILQEIMHDPQVAADGFTYEGKAIRDWLENGRETSPMTNLRLSHLHLTPNHALRHAIQDWLCKS; encoded by the exons ATGAACATACATGGTATTCAGAAGCTTGTAATGGGGGCTTTTCCAGACAA TTGCATGAAGGTGAAAATGGGCTCTAGAAAAGCAAGCTATGCTGCAAAAAATGCTCCCATGTTCTGCGAGATATGGTTTGTTAACAAAGGGAAACATGTCTGGACAAAAGAAGCTTCTGAAAGCCCCAATTCTTTTCTACCATTTTGTGGAGCAGAGACTAGGAGTGCAAAAATGTTAAGGTCTAGGTCATTGGAGAATTGTAATAGTACTTCATTATTTAACCCAGAAAGCATTCTTTCCAGGTCTGCTACAACTTTAACCCATGTTGGAATTACTGACTGGGTTCAAAGTGATCCAGTTCACATGGTATTTCCTTCATCGCCCACTATATCTTGTTCagatatgaatttatttagtCCAAGAAGTAGTAGCACTGGCTCAGGATACATGTCTGAGAAAAGGGAATCCACAGATTCCGATTCAAAGGTTGAGGAAGACCCTCTATATGTTCAGCATAGAGAAGTAAGCATTAAAGCTGAAGAATTAAGGAACAGTGCTTTTGCAGAGTTTTTAAATCGCAAAAAGTTGGAATCAGAAGCTATGGAAGCCATTGGCAAG GTCAAAGCTTTTGAATCTGCCTATGCTCGTGAAATGCATCTCCAGAAGGAAGCTGAGGATGCACTTCAAACTACAATACAGGACCAAGAAAAGCTCAAGCAAGAGAAAGCTTTCGTAACTCAGGAGCTGCACAGGACCATGAGAAATGTTGCTCTCTTAAATAGTCGTGCACAGGAAGCAAACCGTAGACGTGATGAAGCAACTGGAGAGTTGAAACTCATCCAAGCATCCATTGCTACTTTGCAGCAGGAGAAGCAAAGAATAAGAAGGCAGAAAGTGGAAGCAGTGCGCTGGCTAGAGCGGTGGAGAAGTCGTGGGCAAGCTGGAGCTGCAAATTATGATGGGTTCATTGGGTTGGTAGAAGATTTGCCTGAGTCAGCTGAGTTTTCATTGGCAGATTTGCAAACTGCAACATGCAATTTTTCTGAAAGCTTCAAAGTTGGGCAGGGAGGATTTGGCTGTGTCTACAAGGGAGAAATGTTGGGTAGAACTGTTGCCATAAAGATGCTTTATTCTCATAACATGCAAGGGCAGTTAGAGTTTCAACAAGAG GTTCGAGTTCTTAGCAAACTGCAGCACCCTCATCTAGTGACTCTGCTTGGCGCATGCCCAGAAGCCTGGTCCCTTGTATATGAGTATTTGCCCAATGGTAGTCTCCAAGACCGTCTTTTCCGTAAAAGCAACGTTTCTCCCTTGTTATGGAAGGATCGAGCTCGGATTGCAGCTGAAATAGCTAGCGGCCTTTGCTTTTTGCACTCATCCAAACCTGAAAAGATTGTCCATGGTGATTTGAAACCACAAAACATTCTTCTAGACTCTGAACTCAGCAGCAAGATATGCGATTTTGGCATCTGCCGGCTGGTAACCGAGGACACCCTTTATTTGCCCAGTTTTCATCGGAGCACTGCGCCAAAGGGTTCTTTTCCATATGCAGATCCAGAGTACCACAGGACTGGAGTCCTAACTCCCAAGTCCGACAGTTACTCCTTTGGGTTGATAATCCTACAGCTACTTACTGGAAGGCTGCCAGTTGGGTTAGCAGGTGAAGTGCGAAGAGCTGTGTCATGCGGGAAGTTATCATCCATCTTGGATCCATTAGCTGGAGATTGGCCTACGTTTGTTGCAAGGCGTTTAGTGGACCTGGGATTGCAATGCTGTGAATTGTACGGTAGGGAGCGACCCGATATCACACCATCTCTGGTAAAGGAATTGGAACAGCTGCATGTTGCAGAGGAACGACCAGTTCCATCATTCTTTTTGTGCCCCATTCTTCAG GAAATAATGCATGACCCTCAGGTGGCAGCAGATGGATTCACATATGAAGGGAAAGCCATTCGTGACTGGTTGGAAAATGGCCGTGAAACTTCTCCTATGACCAATTTGAGGCTCAGTCACTTGCATCTAACTCCCAATCATGCTTTGCGGCATGCGATTCAAGACTGGCTGTGCAAATCTTGA
- the LOC102614672 gene encoding uncharacterized protein LOC102614672, translating to MSILSKNNNSNTGSSSFHEFKKQASFFFKEKIKTARLALTDVTPAELLTEEATNGNTWAPDTRTMGSISRAAFEVDDYWRIVAILHNRFSKFERKNWRVSYNSLVVLEHLLTHGPESVSNEFQSDKDVIGEMGSFQLIDEKGFNWGLAVRKKSDRILKLIEKGSLLKEERDRARKLTRGIQGFGSFCQRSSAKGILRESSRGTFDRCNSQFTNFENEENQLPFENGGLIQKVEKVQHRSEESSFEPVKRAGNSSSWGSCIDEEVLRNPKTQTSFKENMVPSKEESHGWHITGESIPLIESKNDENQIGNLIEDDHPFSETENQTNASLLSARDGILQGC from the exons ATGTCAATATTAAGCAAAAACAATAACAGCAACACgggttcttcttcttttcatgAATTCAAGAAGCAagcttcctttttcttcaaggAGAAGATCAAAACTGCTCGTTTAGCGTTGACTGACGTCACACCTGCAGAAct GTTGACTGAAGAAGCTACAAATGGAAACACGTGGGCGCCGGATACAAGGACCATGGGATCAATATCAAGAGCTGCTTTTGAGGTTGATGATTATTGGCGAATCGTGGCAATACTTCACAACAG ATTTTcgaaatttgaaagaaagaacTGGAGGGTCTCTTACAACTCATTGGTTGTACTTGAACACTTGCTGACTCATGGACCAGAGAGCGTGTCAAATGAATTTCAGAGTGACAAAGATGTTATTGGAGAGATGGGTAGCTTTCAGCTAATCGATGAGAAAGG ATTCAACTGGGGTTTAGCTGTTAGGAAGAAATCCGATAGAATTTTGAAGTTGATTGAAAAGGGATCTCTTCTGAAGGAAGAAAGAGACCGAGCTCGAAAGCTGACAAGAGGGATTCAAGGGTTTGGTAGCTTTTGCCAGAGATCTTCAGCAAAAGGAATTCTTCGGGAATCGTCCCGGGGAACATTTGATAGATGTAACTCTCAGTTCACTAActttgaaaatgaagaaaatcagCTACCATTTGAGAATGGAGGATTGATTCAGAAAGTTGAGAAAGTACAGCACAGAAGTGAGGAGTCAAGTTTTGAACCCGTCAAGAGAGCTGGGAATTCAAGCTCTTGGGGTAGTTGCATTGATGAAGAGGTCCTTCGGAATCCCAAAACTCAAACAAgtttcaaagaaaatatggTTCCTAGCAAGGAAGAGTCACATGGATGGCATATCACAGGAGAATCTATTCCACTTATAGAAAGCAAGAATGATGAAAATCAGATTGGAAATTTAATAGAAGATGATCATCCCTTCAGTGAAACTGAGAATCAAACTAATGCATCTTTGCTTTCTGCAAGAGATGGAATCTTGCAAGGTTGTTGA